From Camelina sativa cultivar DH55 chromosome 7, Cs, whole genome shotgun sequence, one genomic window encodes:
- the LOC104701692 gene encoding uncharacterized protein LOC104701692 isoform X3 — protein sequence MVKNVFSRIDLSSFITGSTEHTWQPTMSSETNIPSYWLNWRFFVCAIFVLTSLFLSSFLIWRYEGPRKRKKHGDDKDDDDDQSLELEQLTGVVYDDETWNTCVKDMHPNWLLGFRVFGFIVLLGLISGNAIADGTGIFIFYTQWTFTLVTVYFGLAALVSIYRFKYADNGETGVSMVDEEEQGSYRPPLNMFKSSNGHDRDNRTTRQIATTLGYIHQILFQTCAGAVLLTDGVFWFIIYPFLTAKDFSLDFFIVIMHSVNAIFLLGETFLNSLNCILCGMDQYICAIPVDCSCLCLLLVALPFLGFVITLCPFMVRGCWGYAHTMLWNLCFDREVEVHMALKIILRTQKDHNNQISFIYT from the exons ATGGTGAAGAATGTGTTTAGCCGAATTGATTTGTCGAGTTTCATTACAGGCTCAACTGAACATACTTGGCAACCAACAATGTCTTCAGAGACGAACATTCCAAGTTACTGGCTTAACTGGAGATTCTTTGTGTGTGCTATCTTTGTCTTGACGTCTCTGTTTCTGTCTTCGTTTCTGATTTGGAGATACGAAGGACCAAGAAAACGCAAGAAACACGGTGatgataaagatgatgatgatgatcaaagcTTGGAACTCGAGCAACTCACTGGAGTTGTATATGATGATGAAACTTGGAACACTTGTGTTAAAGACATGCATCCGAATTGGTTGTTAGGTTTtcgtgtttttggttttattgttcTTCTTGGACTTATCTCTGGTAATGCTATTGCTGATGGAACCGGCATTTTCATCTTCTACACACA ATGGACTTTCACATTGGTTACAGTTTACTTTGGG CTTGCAGCATTGGTGTCTATATACAGATTTAAGTATGCTGATAATGGTGAAACCGGAGTCAGTATGGTAGATGAAGAAGAGCAAGGGTCGTATAGACCTCCCCTGAATATGTTTAAATCTTCAAACGGACATGATAGAGACAACAGAACAACACGTCAGATTGCAACTACATTGGGTTACATTCATCAGATTCTTTTCCAA ACTTGTGCAGGAGCTGTATTGCTTACAGATGGTGTGTTTTGGTTCATTATCTACCCTTTCCTCACAGCCAAAGATTTCAGTCTCGACTTT TTCATTGTGATTATGCACTCGGTCAATGCTATTTTCCTCCTCGGTGAAACTTTCCTAAATTCTCTG AATTGCATACTTTGTGGTATGGACCAGTATATTTGTGCTATTCCAGTGGATTGTTCATGCTTGTGTCTCCTTCTG GTGGCCTTACCCTTTCTTGGATTTGTCATCACCCTATGCCCCTTTATG GTACGCGGCTGTTGGGGTTATGCACATACCATGCTTTGGAATCTTTGCTTTGATCGTGAAGTTGAAGTACATATGGCTCTCAAGATAATTCTCAGAACTCAGAAGGACCATAATAACCAAATATCATTCATATATACTTAG
- the LOC104701691 gene encoding probable polygalacturonase At1g80170 produces MNKPFVVSLFALLMVASYGAPGSTMYRELDILGKLENLDVPEDEIDDDVTFFDFSSFTSQYSGKNLVNVDSFGAAGDGVADDTQAFIGAWTMACSATNSVLLVPQGRRYLVNATKFDGPCQEKLIIQIDGTIVAPDEPSEWDPKFQRVWLQFSKLQGTVFQGNGVIDGSGTKWWAASCKKNKSNPCVGAPTALTIYSSSNVYVRGITIRNSQQMHLIIARSNTVRISRVMVTSPGDSPNTDGIHITASTDVVVQDSKISTGDDCVSIVNGSSKIKMKRLYCGPGHGISIGSLGQGHSTGTVSAVVLDTAYLKNTTNGLRIKTWQGGNGYVKGVRFENVKMQDVANPIIIDQFYCDSPSTCQNQTSAVHISEIMYRNITGTTKSSKAIKFACSDAVPCNHIVLNNVNLEGNDGKVEAYCNSAEGFGYGMVHPSADCLYSHDDKGLDQTRQYVAEAVVVGEETDQNAHDEL; encoded by the exons ATGAATAAGCCCTTCGTTGTTTCCCTGTTTGCTCTGTTAATGGTAGCTTCTTATGGAGCTCCAGGAAGCACAATGTACAGGGAACTTGACATTCTTGGAAAGCTTGAGAACCTCGATGTCCCTGAGGATGAGATTGACGATGATGTGACCTTCTTTGATTTCTCGTCGTTTACGAGCCAATATTCTGGTAAGAATCTGGTGAATGTGGATAGCTTTGGTGCTGCTGGAGACGGAGTTGCTGATGATACTCAG GCATTTATAGGCGCTTGGACCATGGCCTGCTCTGCAACAAACTCTGTGTTATTGGTTCCACAAGGACGTCGCTATTTAGTAAATGCTACGAAATTTGATGGTCCATGTCAAGAAAAATTGATCATTCAG ATTGATGGAACAATTGTGGCACCAGATGAGCCTAGCGAATGGGACCCTAAATTCCAAAGGGTTTGGCTCCAATTTTCCAAACTCCAAGGAACTGTATTCCAAGGGAATGGAGTTATAGATGGTTCTGGTACCAAATGGTGGGCTGCTTCTTGCAAAAAGAACAAGTCTAAC CCTTGCGTAGGCGCACCAACG GCGCTAACTATATATTCAAGTTCAAATGTGTATGTGAGAGGCATAACAATCCGGAACAGCCAACAAATGCATTTGATCATAGCTCGATCAAACACAGTTCGAATCTCTAGAGTTATGGTCACATCTCCTGGAGACAGTCCCAACACCGATGGAATTCATATAACAGCATCTACTGATGTTGTAGTCCAAGACAGTAAAATCAGCACAG GAGATGATTGCGTCTCGATTGTGAATGGAAGCTCGAAGATAAAGATGAAGAGACTCTATTGTGGACCAGGACATGGTATCAG CATTGGAAGCCTTGGACAAGGACACTCGACAGGAACCGTCTCTGCAGTTGTGTTGGACACTGCTTATCTAAAGAACACTACTAATGGTCTAAGAATCAAGACTTGGCAG GGAGGTAATGGTTACGTGAAGGGTGTACGTTTCGAGAACGTAAAAATGCAGGACGTTGCAAATCCGATTATAATAGATCAATTCTACTGCGATTCGCCATCAACTTGTCAAAACCAG ACATCGGCGGTTCACATAAGCGAGATAATGTACAGGAACATAACCGGAACCACAAAAAGCTCGAAAGCCATCAAATTCGCATGCAGTGACGCAGTCCCTTGTAATCACATTGTTCTCAACAACGTCAATTTGGAAGGCAATGATGGAAAAGTAGAAGCATATTGTAATTCTGCTGAAGGGTTTGGTTATGGCATGGTTCATCCTTCTGCGGACTGTTTGTATTCTCACGACGACAAAGGCCTAGACCAAACTCGTCAGTATGTGGCAGAAGCTGTTGTGGTCGGAGAAGAAACTGATCAAAATGCTCACGACGAGCTTTAA
- the LOC104701692 gene encoding uncharacterized protein LOC104701692 isoform X1 — MVKNVFSRIDLSSFITGSTEHTWQPTMSSETNIPSYWLNWRFFVCAIFVLTSLFLSSFLIWRYEGPRKRKKHGDDKDDDDDQSLELEQLTGVVYDDETWNTCVKDMHPNWLLGFRVFGFIVLLGLISGNAIADGTGIFIFYTQWTFTLVTVYFGLAALVSIYRFKYADNGETGVSMVDEEEQGSYRPPLNMFKSSNGHDRDNRTTRQIATTLGYIHQILFQTCAGAVLLTDGVFWFIIYPFLTAKDFSLDFFIVIMHSVNAIFLLGETFLNSLRFPLFRIAYFVVWTSIFVLFQWIVHACVSFWWPYPFLDLSSPYAPLWYAAVGVMHIPCFGIFALIVKLKYIWLSR, encoded by the exons ATGGTGAAGAATGTGTTTAGCCGAATTGATTTGTCGAGTTTCATTACAGGCTCAACTGAACATACTTGGCAACCAACAATGTCTTCAGAGACGAACATTCCAAGTTACTGGCTTAACTGGAGATTCTTTGTGTGTGCTATCTTTGTCTTGACGTCTCTGTTTCTGTCTTCGTTTCTGATTTGGAGATACGAAGGACCAAGAAAACGCAAGAAACACGGTGatgataaagatgatgatgatgatcaaagcTTGGAACTCGAGCAACTCACTGGAGTTGTATATGATGATGAAACTTGGAACACTTGTGTTAAAGACATGCATCCGAATTGGTTGTTAGGTTTtcgtgtttttggttttattgttcTTCTTGGACTTATCTCTGGTAATGCTATTGCTGATGGAACCGGCATTTTCATCTTCTACACACA ATGGACTTTCACATTGGTTACAGTTTACTTTGGG CTTGCAGCATTGGTGTCTATATACAGATTTAAGTATGCTGATAATGGTGAAACCGGAGTCAGTATGGTAGATGAAGAAGAGCAAGGGTCGTATAGACCTCCCCTGAATATGTTTAAATCTTCAAACGGACATGATAGAGACAACAGAACAACACGTCAGATTGCAACTACATTGGGTTACATTCATCAGATTCTTTTCCAA ACTTGTGCAGGAGCTGTATTGCTTACAGATGGTGTGTTTTGGTTCATTATCTACCCTTTCCTCACAGCCAAAGATTTCAGTCTCGACTTT TTCATTGTGATTATGCACTCGGTCAATGCTATTTTCCTCCTCGGTGAAACTTTCCTAAATTCTCTG CGATTCCCATTGTTCAGAATTGCATACTTTGTGGTATGGACCAGTATATTTGTGCTATTCCAGTGGATTGTTCATGCTTGTGTCTCCTTCTG GTGGCCTTACCCTTTCTTGGATTTGTCATCACCCTATGCCCCTTTATG GTACGCGGCTGTTGGGGTTATGCACATACCATGCTTTGGAATCTTTGCTTTGATCGTGAAGTTGAAGTACATATGGCTCTCAAGATAA
- the LOC104701692 gene encoding uncharacterized protein LOC104701692 isoform X2, translating to MSSETNIPSYWLNWRFFVCAIFVLTSLFLSSFLIWRYEGPRKRKKHGDDKDDDDDQSLELEQLTGVVYDDETWNTCVKDMHPNWLLGFRVFGFIVLLGLISGNAIADGTGIFIFYTQWTFTLVTVYFGLAALVSIYRFKYADNGETGVSMVDEEEQGSYRPPLNMFKSSNGHDRDNRTTRQIATTLGYIHQILFQTCAGAVLLTDGVFWFIIYPFLTAKDFSLDFFIVIMHSVNAIFLLGETFLNSLRFPLFRIAYFVVWTSIFVLFQWIVHACVSFWWPYPFLDLSSPYAPLWYAAVGVMHIPCFGIFALIVKLKYIWLSR from the exons ATGTCTTCAGAGACGAACATTCCAAGTTACTGGCTTAACTGGAGATTCTTTGTGTGTGCTATCTTTGTCTTGACGTCTCTGTTTCTGTCTTCGTTTCTGATTTGGAGATACGAAGGACCAAGAAAACGCAAGAAACACGGTGatgataaagatgatgatgatgatcaaagcTTGGAACTCGAGCAACTCACTGGAGTTGTATATGATGATGAAACTTGGAACACTTGTGTTAAAGACATGCATCCGAATTGGTTGTTAGGTTTtcgtgtttttggttttattgttcTTCTTGGACTTATCTCTGGTAATGCTATTGCTGATGGAACCGGCATTTTCATCTTCTACACACA ATGGACTTTCACATTGGTTACAGTTTACTTTGGG CTTGCAGCATTGGTGTCTATATACAGATTTAAGTATGCTGATAATGGTGAAACCGGAGTCAGTATGGTAGATGAAGAAGAGCAAGGGTCGTATAGACCTCCCCTGAATATGTTTAAATCTTCAAACGGACATGATAGAGACAACAGAACAACACGTCAGATTGCAACTACATTGGGTTACATTCATCAGATTCTTTTCCAA ACTTGTGCAGGAGCTGTATTGCTTACAGATGGTGTGTTTTGGTTCATTATCTACCCTTTCCTCACAGCCAAAGATTTCAGTCTCGACTTT TTCATTGTGATTATGCACTCGGTCAATGCTATTTTCCTCCTCGGTGAAACTTTCCTAAATTCTCTG CGATTCCCATTGTTCAGAATTGCATACTTTGTGGTATGGACCAGTATATTTGTGCTATTCCAGTGGATTGTTCATGCTTGTGTCTCCTTCTG GTGGCCTTACCCTTTCTTGGATTTGTCATCACCCTATGCCCCTTTATG GTACGCGGCTGTTGGGGTTATGCACATACCATGCTTTGGAATCTTTGCTTTGATCGTGAAGTTGAAGTACATATGGCTCTCAAGATAA